AAATTAAGTAATCGGACAGAAATAATTACACATTAGGTTCTAGGTTAGACATGGGTTTCTGGTCGAGTTTTGTGTAATTAATTTTGTCTTAATACTTATAAGCAGTAATCCATAGTCAACGCATCATTGTCTATTCGCAACAGGTATATTTATATGAAAACCAAGACAGGGCTATATAAGTCTGGGAGTTTTAGTGGCAAGTATATCTATTACTTGCTTGGCTTATTCAGCTTTATTATTGTGCTGAATTTTCCAAGCATAGTTATAATGCTAGGTGAGTTATTAATGCAGGAGAGTATGAGACTAGTTGCATTAGTAAATCAAATAACATTAACGCAGATAGTGTCATATTCTTCTAAATTAGTTTTTCCTTTTTTCGTACTGTTGATTATAATCTATGCTCTCTTCAAAGATGTTAGATTATCTTTCTTCTTAACTTTTTTGCTACTTCCCCTTGGCTTTATTGTTAAATTATGTATTGGATAAAAAATTAAATAGGACATGGTGACTTGGACATCTTTTATCTCACAAGTTATGGGTGTCGCTTCCTAGAGCGCCGATAAAATAGTCAAGATGGGGGCAAAAAACCCGGTTTCTGTCTGCTGTAACGCTTGAGATCTCGTAGGCGTACAGACGCTTTCATTCAGTGCGTCTCTACAAAGAAACTGGGTTTTCGAGATTACTGTACCAATGCTCTAGAAGTTGAAATAGTGCGTACCTGTTACATCTCTAGAGAAAACACTCTGCTACTTCCTTTATAGTCAACTCTACTAACTTAAGTAGCCATTATGTACTTTTATACACCAGAATGAAAGAAAAAACCTTATTAAAGAGAAATTACTAAACTACTGCTATGCACTCCATTTCTACTCGTGCATCTAGAATCAATTTACTAGCTTCAAAGGCGGTTCTTGCAGGAAGGCGGTCTTTAGAAAAGTAGGTAACATAAACTTCATTCACTGCGTTCCATTCTTTTATATCTGCAAGTATCACCGTCACTTTAACGACTTGGTTGAGAGATGACCCATATCTTTCCAGAATACGTTTAATATTTTCCATAGTCTGCTTTGTTTCAGATGTGACGCCTCCAGAAGCAAGTTCTTTCGTACCTGGGATGTTACCAATGACCCCAGACAGATAAAGCATATGACCAACACGCACGGCTTCAGGAAAAGGAAGATTGAGAGATTCTGTCTCTGTGGAAGCCAAATATTCGATAGCATCAGAAAGATCTGTCATTGTCGTTGAGTTTAGTTAATGTTTGGATAACTATGGCATGAAACCAATATACCAAGTCGGTCAAGTCTATAACTTCTTGCTCCTAATGCGCCACCTTTGAGTGGTTTTCCTGTTTTACTTTTTAACAAACAGCAACTGTCTGATGAAACAGTGGCTTGTCGGACTTCTATTGAGCAAGTAAGGAGGATTGATGGTGTTGTGAAGTTTGCCGTCACCACTGCATCTTTAGCAAACTGAATCAAACTAGCTACGTGCGATCGCATTCGCGAATCTAAAATTGTGTTAGGTTTGTAATTAACA
This genomic interval from Scytonema hofmannii PCC 7110 contains the following:
- a CDS encoding RidA family protein; this translates as MTDLSDAIEYLASTETESLNLPFPEAVRVGHMLYLSGVIGNIPGTKELASGGVTSETKQTMENIKRILERYGSSLNQVVKVTVILADIKEWNAVNEVYVTYFSKDRLPARTAFEASKLILDARVEMECIAVV